One window of Thermococcus sp. genomic DNA carries:
- a CDS encoding protein-L-isoaspartate(D-aspartate) O-methyltransferase has translation MNEEELYLKWVRRVEALEREGIIKSKKVKEAFLKVPRYKFVPEESAQWSHVDEPLPIPAGQTVSAPHMVAIMLELAELEEGMKVLEVGTGSGWNAALIAEIVKTDVYTIERIPELVEFARKNLKRAGYEGIVHVIPGDGTKGFPPRAPYDRIIVTAGAPRIPDPLIEQLKSSGKLLIPVGSYHLWQDLYVITKTGSGKVRKRRWGGVAFVPLIGEHGWEG, from the coding sequence ATGAACGAGGAGGAGCTCTACCTCAAATGGGTGAGAAGGGTTGAAGCCCTTGAGAGGGAAGGAATAATAAAAAGCAAAAAGGTTAAAGAAGCTTTTCTTAAGGTGCCGCGTTATAAGTTCGTGCCGGAGGAAAGCGCACAGTGGTCGCATGTTGATGAGCCCCTGCCGATTCCTGCCGGACAGACGGTAAGCGCCCCCCACATGGTGGCGATAATGCTGGAGCTGGCGGAGCTGGAGGAAGGCATGAAAGTCCTTGAGGTCGGCACGGGGAGCGGGTGGAATGCCGCGCTGATAGCTGAAATCGTCAAGACCGATGTCTACACCATCGAGAGAATTCCTGAACTGGTTGAGTTTGCACGGAAAAACCTTAAAAGGGCAGGATATGAAGGGATAGTTCATGTCATACCCGGAGACGGCACGAAGGGGTTTCCTCCCAGGGCGCCTTACGACAGGATCATCGTCACCGCGGGTGCCCCACGGATTCCGGACCCACTGATAGAACAGCTCAAGTCAAGTGGAAAGCTTCTGATCCCCGTTGGTAGCTACCACCTATGGCAGGACCTTTACGTGATAACAAAAACTGGAAGTGGGAAGGTACGGAAGAGACGCTGGGGTGGCGTTGCCTTCGTTCCCCTGATAGGGGAGCATGGGTGGGAAGGGTAG
- a CDS encoding HAD-IB family phosphatase — protein MVRLIAFDLEGTLVKSISSWVELHKRFGTWEKGMEYAERFFSGEIGYVEWAELDASLWREHSWDEIMEWANSVEYMDGAKELIAFLRDNNFKIAILSSGLMCLARRVGAELGVDYVYANELIFDEEGLVTGRVNPEVDFKSKGAILRDLKRKLDPELTIAVGDGFNDISMFKEADVAIAINPHEGVEGDHVVESLHEVGEIIQGLLD, from the coding sequence ATGGTGAGACTCATAGCCTTCGACCTGGAGGGAACCCTTGTGAAATCGATTTCAAGCTGGGTTGAGCTCCATAAGAGGTTCGGTACGTGGGAGAAGGGGATGGAGTACGCCGAGAGGTTCTTCTCGGGCGAGATTGGTTACGTAGAGTGGGCAGAACTTGACGCATCGCTCTGGAGGGAACATAGCTGGGATGAGATAATGGAGTGGGCGAACTCCGTCGAGTACATGGATGGGGCGAAGGAGCTCATTGCGTTCCTCCGCGATAACAACTTTAAGATCGCCATTCTAAGCAGCGGTTTGATGTGCCTCGCCCGTAGGGTTGGGGCGGAGCTCGGTGTTGATTACGTGTACGCCAACGAACTGATTTTCGACGAGGAAGGCCTTGTTACTGGAAGGGTCAACCCCGAGGTCGATTTCAAAAGCAAAGGTGCCATCCTACGGGACCTCAAGAGGAAGCTTGACCCCGAACTAACGATAGCTGTGGGGGACGGCTTCAACGATATAAGCATGTTCAAGGAGGCCGACGTTGCCATAGCGATAAATCCTCATGAGGGTGTCGAGGGGGACCACGTTGTTGAGAGCCTCCATGAAGTGGGGGAGATAATACAGGGCCTTCTGGACTGA
- a CDS encoding A24 family peptidase C-terminal domain-containing protein has product MDYIPLVLGLVMGTVTSYTDIRTGFIDDLHVFPIAGLGIAYYLYKGFSVEHSTILAFSGVIAFLIGLLLGLLLYFIGAWASGDVVVLAGFSALLPYAPLWGRVVPPYTVSYPLYPVSILLNSIIAVFPFIFLYSLGVILIRRQYHELVRIFTDGAKLTAEVALWITAGIGFQIVMAKSVGWVFGGLWGWVFALVVITLLGKFRKAGDVVGAITLAYLVHLNPLTGLLLFGKLLLMLYMFKVFLATVKYMRASVLMEEVPVEALKEWDILGETIYEDEERIKRDRTSLLDRVKDAVTRGDIASLKGQHGRVIVSTTAEGLNKEQIERLKALVTEGKLENRFLRKKAMPFAPALFLGFLISYLWGDIFWWIELKLAGM; this is encoded by the coding sequence ATGGATTACATCCCCCTCGTTCTGGGCCTGGTTATGGGAACCGTCACTTCGTACACCGATATCCGGACGGGGTTTATCGATGACCTTCACGTTTTTCCGATAGCCGGCCTTGGAATCGCCTACTACCTTTACAAAGGATTTTCCGTGGAGCACAGCACCATCCTTGCCTTCTCCGGAGTCATAGCGTTTCTGATAGGGCTTCTCCTTGGTCTTCTGCTATACTTCATCGGTGCTTGGGCAAGCGGCGACGTCGTGGTACTCGCCGGGTTCTCGGCCCTGCTTCCGTACGCCCCCCTCTGGGGCAGGGTGGTTCCCCCGTACACTGTGAGCTACCCACTGTACCCAGTCTCGATTCTCCTGAACAGCATCATAGCCGTGTTCCCATTCATCTTCCTGTACTCCCTGGGTGTGATACTAATCCGGAGACAGTACCATGAGCTGGTCAGGATATTCACCGATGGTGCGAAGCTGACCGCCGAAGTGGCCCTCTGGATAACCGCGGGAATAGGGTTCCAGATAGTCATGGCGAAGTCGGTGGGATGGGTGTTTGGAGGGCTGTGGGGATGGGTGTTTGCGCTGGTCGTGATAACACTGCTTGGAAAGTTCCGGAAGGCGGGTGATGTCGTAGGTGCCATCACCTTGGCGTACCTAGTCCACCTCAACCCCCTCACAGGTCTCCTCCTGTTCGGGAAACTCCTCCTTATGCTCTACATGTTCAAGGTGTTCCTGGCGACGGTCAAGTACATGCGCGCCTCGGTCCTGATGGAGGAGGTTCCGGTCGAGGCGCTGAAGGAGTGGGACATCCTGGGGGAGACGATATACGAGGACGAAGAGAGGATAAAACGGGACAGAACCTCCCTCCTCGACAGGGTTAAGGATGCGGTGACAAGGGGGGACATAGCCTCATTAAAAGGCCAACACGGGAGGGTCATTGTCTCAACCACGGCCGAGGGCCTGAATAAAGAACAGATCGAGAGATTAAAGGCTCTCGTGACGGAGGGAAAACTAGAGAATAGGTTCCTGCGCAAGAAGGCCATGCCCTTTGCACCGGCCCTCTTCCTGGGGTTTCTAATAAGCTACCTCTGGGGAGACATCTTCTGGTGGATCGAACTGAAGCTCGCAGGCATGTGA
- a CDS encoding class III signal peptide-containing protein has protein sequence MRRKAQGALEYLFMIAAVLVLVLYATRVVLNGTRNIEKAVGNYTEQVRKQILENL, from the coding sequence ATGAGAAGAAAAGCCCAGGGAGCCCTTGAGTACCTCTTCATGATAGCAGCGGTGTTAGTGCTGGTTCTGTACGCCACCAGGGTGGTCCTGAACGGAACCAGAAACATTGAAAAAGCAGTGGGCAACTACACGGAGCAGGTACGGAAGCAGATACTCGAGAACCTATGA
- a CDS encoding ASCH domain-containing protein: MKVYKFRVREEYLEYIRSGEKRMEVRVAYPQWRSIKPGDKILFNSEIPAVVTEVKHYETFRQVLREEPVKKIFPDEPSFDRALKRFHGMYAKWKENRYGVMVIKFRLLGGEG, encoded by the coding sequence ATGAAAGTCTACAAATTCCGTGTTCGGGAGGAGTACCTGGAGTACATCCGATCCGGTGAGAAAAGGATGGAAGTCCGGGTGGCCTATCCTCAGTGGCGGAGCATAAAGCCCGGGGACAAGATACTCTTTAACAGCGAGATACCGGCGGTCGTTACGGAGGTCAAGCACTACGAGACATTTCGTCAGGTTCTCCGTGAAGAACCTGTAAAGAAGATATTTCCCGACGAGCCGAGCTTTGATCGGGCCCTTAAACGTTTTCACGGCATGTACGCCAAATGGAAAGAGAACAGGTACGGCGTTATGGTCATAAAGTTCAGGCTCCTGGGTGGGGAAGGATGA
- a CDS encoding ASCH domain-containing protein has translation MRHLEFDGRYTRAILEGKKRSTVRKGKKPNLNPGDEVLIHAGGYVIGRAVVERVECRRVQELTDDDAVSDGFSRREELLEALRRHYKSISDVDTVHIIRFRMVECFEKPVLSSDYAYEGNVPLTIAEMALKNLSLPERDRELIELFLQSGSLRKAAYRLGGPDKRREIREALRRAYLELKEAGLVKSRV, from the coding sequence ATGAGACACCTGGAGTTCGATGGCAGGTACACCAGGGCAATTCTTGAAGGAAAAAAGCGGTCCACGGTGAGGAAGGGGAAGAAGCCAAACTTAAATCCCGGTGATGAAGTTCTGATACATGCAGGAGGCTACGTTATCGGAAGGGCCGTGGTTGAGAGGGTTGAGTGCAGGCGGGTTCAGGAGCTTACGGACGACGATGCGGTATCCGATGGATTTTCCCGCCGTGAAGAGCTCCTTGAAGCACTCAGGAGACACTACAAGTCTATATCCGACGTCGATACCGTGCATATAATCCGCTTTCGTATGGTTGAGTGTTTTGAGAAACCCGTCCTGAGCTCCGACTATGCCTACGAGGGCAACGTCCCCCTGACGATAGCGGAGATGGCCCTTAAGAACCTCTCCCTTCCTGAGAGGGATAGGGAGCTTATTGAGCTCTTCCTTCAAAGCGGAAGCCTCAGAAAGGCGGCGTACAGACTTGGTGGTCCGGATAAAAGGCGCGAAATACGGGAGGCGTTAAGGAGGGCGTACCTGGAGCTCAAAGAAGCGGGGTTGGTAAAATCGAGGGTTTAG
- a CDS encoding TIGR02253 family HAD-type hydrolase: protein MKAIFFDFVGTLITKAGENVTHQNIVRNVLERAGRDDLDVIKVWEEYEAETSSAFRELAGGPYMRIRDVDTRAMQRVGERYGFEVPRDFWEISVSMHERYGELSPDAVETLKGLREMGLHVGVITDSDDDYIERHLKGLGIYGLFDSVTTSEDAGYYKPHPGPFRLALERAGVSPGESLYVGDNPAKDCVGARKVGMLSVLLDPEGKKRGLWSECDFIVSKLSDVVEIVRGLVEK, encoded by the coding sequence ATGAAGGCGATCTTTTTCGACTTCGTGGGGACCCTTATAACCAAAGCCGGGGAAAACGTTACCCATCAGAACATCGTTCGGAACGTCCTGGAAAGGGCAGGTAGAGATGATCTGGACGTCATCAAAGTCTGGGAGGAGTATGAGGCCGAAACCTCCTCAGCGTTCAGGGAACTCGCCGGGGGCCCCTACATGAGGATAAGGGACGTGGATACTAGGGCTATGCAACGGGTGGGGGAGCGCTACGGCTTTGAGGTCCCCCGGGACTTCTGGGAGATAAGCGTCTCGATGCATGAGAGGTACGGGGAACTCTCCCCGGACGCGGTCGAGACCCTGAAAGGCCTCCGGGAGATGGGCCTTCACGTTGGGGTAATCACGGATTCAGATGACGATTACATCGAGAGGCACCTTAAGGGGCTCGGCATCTACGGGCTCTTTGACTCCGTAACCACCAGCGAGGATGCGGGGTACTACAAGCCCCATCCCGGACCGTTCCGACTGGCCCTTGAACGGGCGGGCGTCTCCCCCGGGGAATCCCTGTACGTGGGTGATAATCCAGCCAAGGACTGCGTTGGCGCCAGAAAGGTCGGAATGCTCTCCGTTCTTCTTGACCCTGAGGGAAAGAAACGTGGGCTGTGGAGCGAGTGTGACTTCATTGTCTCAAAGCTGAGTGATGTGGTTGAAATAGTGAGGGGTCTGGTGGAAAAATGA
- the pgsA gene encoding archaetidylinositol phosphate synthase, whose protein sequence is MLNSYRENVRVYLEAIVRPLAKIGVTPNTITIMGLLINLVGAYLFYIGDQFWAAVTLLFGSLVDALDGTLARMTGKTSRFGAFLDSTLDRISDGAVLFGIALGGLVDWRAAFLTFMGAYIVSYERCRAELAGSGKLAIGIAERAERLLILIAFALIGYVWYGVYLVGILAWITVVQRMWAAYGRLS, encoded by the coding sequence ACAGCTACCGTGAGAACGTGAGGGTTTACCTTGAGGCAATTGTACGTCCCCTCGCAAAAATCGGGGTTACCCCAAACACGATAACCATCATGGGACTGCTGATAAACCTGGTCGGGGCGTACCTGTTCTACATCGGAGACCAGTTCTGGGCCGCCGTGACTCTACTCTTCGGCTCTCTGGTGGATGCGCTCGACGGAACGCTGGCCAGGATGACAGGTAAAACAAGCCGCTTTGGCGCCTTCCTGGACTCCACCCTGGACAGGATAAGCGATGGAGCGGTGCTCTTTGGAATTGCCCTGGGTGGTTTGGTGGACTGGCGCGCAGCATTTCTGACGTTCATGGGGGCGTACATTGTGAGCTACGAGCGCTGTAGGGCGGAACTTGCAGGTTCAGGGAAGCTCGCGATCGGCATAGCGGAGCGCGCCGAGAGGTTGCTCATCCTCATCGCATTCGCACTGATTGGCTACGTCTGGTACGGTGTTTACCTCGTTGGGATTCTGGCCTGGATAACGGTCGTCCAGAGGATGTGGGCGGCCTACGGAAGGCTCAGCTGA